The Leucothrix mucor DSM 2157 DNA window CGATGTCAACGTGCACCTCCGAAATTAAGATGGCCAGTGACCTTTATGATCGCTATGGTCTGATTCCACTTGACGTGACCTCACAATCAGTCGAAGAATTAGCAACGCAAATTGCACGGATTTATCGCAAGACCATGGGCAATGACTAACGCATTGCTACCAAGCAAGACCCGACCACGGCAGATTCCACCGGTAACTGCCGCGCTCATTTTTCTAATCAAAGGTTTCGTACCTTGCTAATTGTTTAAAAGGTAAATAATGAAGCAGCAGTACATCGTTTGGCTGAACCAGCTTGGCATTAATGACATCGATCACGTGGGAGGCAAAAACGCCTCGCTAGGTGAGATGATCCAGAATCTTAGTAATCTTGGTGTGAAAGTACCGGGTGGTTTTGCGACGACCTCGCATGCATACAGGGAGTTTTTGGAGCATGAAGGCTTAGGAGATCGTATCAACGCCGTTCTGGAAACGCTGGATGTTGATAACATCGCAGAGCTGAGCAAAGCCGGCAGCCAGATTCGCGAATGGATTATGAGTATTCCATTACAGGAAGGGTTTGAGCAAAGCATTAACGAAGCTTATGTCAAACTTGAGCAGGAATATGGTGAGGAAGTGACGTGGGCCGTGCGCTCATCCGCAACCGCCGAAGATTTGCCCGATGCCTCGTTCGCAGGCCAGCAAGAAACCTTCTTAAATGTACATGGACTAGAATCGATAAAACTGGCGATTCGCCGCGTATTTGCGTCTTTGTTTACCGACCGTGCGATTGCTTACCGCGTGCATCAGGGATTTGATCACAGCTTGGTTGCGTTGTCTGCCGGTATCCAAAAAATGGTCCGCTCTGATATCGCAGCCAGTGGCGTTATGTTTACGCTGGATACCGAGTCAGGCTTCGATAAAGTAGTACTAATCACTGGTAGCTATGGCTTGGGTGAAATGGTCGTGCAGGGTGCGGTTAACCCGGATGAGTTTTACGTTCACAAGCAAACGCTCGAAGCGGGAAGACCGGCGGTATTACGTAGAACACTGGGCAGCAAGCTGATTCAGATGACTTACTCTGAAGCCGGTGCTGAAGACCCCGTTAAAATTATCGATAACGATCCAGAGAAAAGCCGTCGCTTCTGCATTAACGATGCACAAGTCGAAGAGCTCGCTCGTCAAGCCATGACCATCGAAAAACATTATGGCCGCCCAATGGATATTGAGTGGGCACTGGATGGTAATGATGGTGAGCTGTACATTGTACAAGCGCGCCCTGAAACTGTTCAGAGTCAATCTGGCAATGTGATGGAACGCTATGACCTTAAAGGCAAAGCAACACCCATTATCGAAGGTCGCTCTATCGGCTCTAAGATTGGTTCAGGCACTGCCAAAGTCATTCTAAGTATTGATGACATGGATCACATCAAGCCTGGCGATGTACTGATTACTGACATGACGGACCCTGATTGGGAGCCGATCATGAAGCGTGCCTCTGCGATTGTGACTAACCGTGGCGGACGTACTTGCCATGCAGCAATCATTGCTCGTGAATTAGGCGTGCCCGCAGTGGTTGGTTGTGGCGATGCAACCTCGCTAATCAGCGATGGCACGGAAGTCACCGTGTCTTGTGCCGAAGGTGATACCGGCTATGTATACCCCGGTATTATTCCGTTTGAAGTGACGCGCACTGAGTTGCAGGATATGCCAGAGTTGCCGCTTAAAGTGATGATGAACGTCGGTAACCCAGACCGTGCCTTTGACTTCTGTCAGGTTCCAAATCACGGTGTTGGCTTGGCTCGCATGGAATTCATTATCAACAATATGATTGGTATTCATCCACGCGCTTTGCTAGAGCTAGATAAACAATCTGAAGCCTTACAAACAATTATTAAGAAACGTACGGATGCTTATGAAAGCCCTGAAGAATTCTTCATTAATAAGATCGTAGAAGGTGTTTCCAGCATTGCGGCAGCATTCCACCCTAAACCTGTTATTTTGCGTATGTCCGACTTTAAGTCGAATGAGTATGCCAACTTAATTGCGGGTGAAGCGTACGAGCCACACGAAGAAAATCCAATGATTGGCTTCCGTGGTGCGGCCCGTTATATCGACCCGGAATTCCGTCGCTGCTTTGAAATGGAGTGCGAAGCCATTAAGCGCGTGCGTAATGTCATGGGACTGACCAA harbors:
- the ppsA gene encoding phosphoenolpyruvate synthase, with translation MKQQYIVWLNQLGINDIDHVGGKNASLGEMIQNLSNLGVKVPGGFATTSHAYREFLEHEGLGDRINAVLETLDVDNIAELSKAGSQIREWIMSIPLQEGFEQSINEAYVKLEQEYGEEVTWAVRSSATAEDLPDASFAGQQETFLNVHGLESIKLAIRRVFASLFTDRAIAYRVHQGFDHSLVALSAGIQKMVRSDIAASGVMFTLDTESGFDKVVLITGSYGLGEMVVQGAVNPDEFYVHKQTLEAGRPAVLRRTLGSKLIQMTYSEAGAEDPVKIIDNDPEKSRRFCINDAQVEELARQAMTIEKHYGRPMDIEWALDGNDGELYIVQARPETVQSQSGNVMERYDLKGKATPIIEGRSIGSKIGSGTAKVILSIDDMDHIKPGDVLITDMTDPDWEPIMKRASAIVTNRGGRTCHAAIIARELGVPAVVGCGDATSLISDGTEVTVSCAEGDTGYVYPGIIPFEVTRTELQDMPELPLKVMMNVGNPDRAFDFCQVPNHGVGLARMEFIINNMIGIHPRALLELDKQSEALQTIIKKRTDAYESPEEFFINKIVEGVSSIAAAFHPKPVILRMSDFKSNEYANLIAGEAYEPHEENPMIGFRGAARYIDPEFRRCFEMECEAIKRVRNVMGLTNVEVMIPFVRTLKEAKGVTELLAENGLARGDNGLRHIMMCELPSNAVLAEDFLEYFDGFSIGSNDMTQLTLGLDRDSGLVAEGFDERDPAVKAMLKMAIEACKKQGKYVGICGQGPSDHEDLAEWLMDQGIDSVSLNPDTVVSTWLDLAEHGKA